A genomic region of Alnus glutinosa chromosome 11, dhAlnGlut1.1, whole genome shotgun sequence contains the following coding sequences:
- the LOC133880892 gene encoding uncharacterized protein LOC133880892: MAVGVESSAEEGRVVGAAMDFPFDDAASFSNSSPRLPRRLRRRLLECKTSPKSTVEDIQAKLRDADLRRQQYYEKLSSKARPKPRSPSRSSSSEEDLGQRLEAKLQAAEQKRLSILAKAQMRLARLDELRQAAKSGVQMRHEKEREKLGSKVESRVQQAAANRMLMLKAYRQRRATLKERSSQTLLRRMARDSKHKERVRAAIQQKRAAAEMKRLGLLEAEKKRARARMLQVRRVAKSVSHQREVERRRMRDQLEDRLQRAKRQRAEYLRQRGRLHSSVQAKWNKQADHLSRKLARCWRRFLGLRRTTLALAKAYDGLKINELSVKSLPFEQLAVLIESSATLQTTKALLDRIESRLKVFRAVSAANHASILDNIDHLLKRVASPKRRATPRTSMRNRDVKEVGFVREAARSPDKLSRYPVRVVLCAYMILGHPDAVFSGQGEREIALAKSAEEFIREYEFLIKIILEGPIQSFDEEPDFKLQNRWTFRSQLAAFDKSWCSYLNCFVMWKVKDAQLLEKDLVRAACQLELSMIQTCKLTPGGESVALTHDMKAIQKQVTEDQKLLREKVKHLGGDAGIERMESALSETRFKYFQAKESGSPVDSPITQFISPSPPSSSSGPSSVASSEKSSNLAEGIERPSRVVRSLFKEDSTSLARGFGFSANRSSLDSQLGSSDKKLITENELIVNEFIHEQRHSSSVSLSVTDGDEKIKIRATMEKAFWDGIMESMKQDDPDYDRVVQLMTEVRDEICEIAPQSWKQEITDAIDIDVLSQVLKSGNLDIDYLGRILEFALVTLQKLSAPANDDELKANHQKLLNELSEICQASDESKYSCVIAMIKGLRFVLGQIQVLKQEISKARLRIMEPLLKGPTGLEYLRNAFANRHGSPSDADTSLPLTVQWLSCILDCKDQEWEEHTNFLFPMTSSENSTQGFLPSTSLRTGGSFLLKTNGSPMTPYPPPTSTGDQQPECKGEKVDLLVRLGLLKLVSGVEGLRQEALPETLMLNLSRLRSVQAQIQKIIVISTSILVCQQTLVSEAVITSPADMGSILSKCVERLSDVLDRDKDAGIKEIVEIISEFPRDGDEMVDTEKVQLRRAVMARMLAKSLQAGDPVFEKVSRAVYVAARGVVLGGSGPHGKKLAEMALRRVGAAVLTERVVEAAEVLVVAATVSVSVHGAWYTHLTASM, translated from the exons ATGGCTGTGGGAGTGGAGTCGTCGGCGGAGGAGGGAAGGGTGGTCGGGGCCGCGATGGACTTCCCCTTCGACGATGCGGCGTCGTTTTCGAACTCTTCGCCCAGATTGCCTCGAAGGCTTCGCCGGAGGCTCTTGGAGTGTAAGACTTCTCCCAAGAGTACTGTCGAAGATATCCAAGCCAAGCTTCGCGACGCCGATCTTCGTCGCCAG CAATACTACGAGAAGTTGTCAAGCAAGGCTAGACCGAAGCCGAGAAGCCCGTCACGGTCTTCGTCTAGCGAGGAAGATCTTGGTCAGCGCCTTGAAGCGAAGCTACAAGCTGCTGAGCAGAAGAG GCTGAGCATTTTGGCAAAGGCCCAGATGCGCCTAGCTAGGTTGGATGAGTTGCGGCAAGCTGCTAAAAGTGGGGTACAAATGCGTCATGAGAAGGAACGTGAGAAGCTTGGCTCAAAAGTTGAATCACGGGTTCAGCAGGCAGCAGCAAATAGAATGCTTATGCTTAAGGCTTACAGGCAAAGGAGAGCCACACTAAAGGAGAGGTCATCTCAGACGTTATTGCGAAGGATGGCTCGGGATAGCAAACATAAGGAGCGTGTTCGTGCTGCAATTCAACAAAAGCGTGCAGCTGCTGAGATGAAGCGACTGGGTTTGCTAGAAGCAGAGAAAAAGAGGGCACGTGCTCGGATGTTGCAAGTGCGGCGGGTGGCTAAGTCTGTCTCTCATCAACGCGAGGTTGAGAGAAGGAGAATGAGAGACCAGTTGGAAGATCGACTTCAGAGG GCGAAGAGACAAAGAGCAGAATATTTGAGGCAGAGAGGAAGGCTACATAGTTCTGTTCAAGCAAAGTGGAATAAACAGGCTGATCATCTTTCCAGAAAATTGGCAAG GTGCTGGAGGCGGTTCCTTGGGCTGAGGAGAACTACCTTAGCGTTGGCAAAAGCTTATGATGGCTTGAAAATTAATGAGCTGTCTGTGAAATCATTGCCATTTGAGCAGCTTGCTGTTCTGATTGAATCATCTGCTACCCTTCAGACAACGAAAGCATTACTTGACAGGATCGAGAGCCGCTTGAAGGTCTTCAGGGCTGTTTCTGCTGCTAATCATGCATCCATTTTGGATAACATTGACCACCTTCTCAAACGAGTTGCTTCCCCGAAGAGAAGGGCTACTCCCAGGACTTCTATGAGGAACAGAGATGTAAAGGAAGTAGGTTTTGTCAGAGAGGCAGCCAGAAGTCCAGATAAATTATCAAGGTATCCAGTGAGAGTGGTTCTTTGTGCCTACATGATATTGGGTCATCCAGATGCAGTTTTCAGTGGCCAAGGAGAGCGTGAAATTGCTCTGGCCAAGTCTGCGGAGGAATTTATTCGAGAGTATGAGTTTTTGATAAAGATTATACTAGAGGGGCCCATACAAAGTTTTGACGAAGAGCCTGACTTCAAATTGCAAAATCGTTGGACCTTCAGGTCTCAGCTTGCAGCATTTGATAAATCATGGTGCTCCTACTTAAATTGCTTTGTGATGTGGAAGGTTAAGGATGCTCAATTATTGGAGAAGGATTTGGTGAGGGCAGCTTGCCAGCTCGAGCTCTCTATGATTCAAACTTGCAAGCTAACTCCAGGAGGAGAGAGTGTTGCTCTTACCCATGATATGAAGGCTATTCAGAAACAG GTTACAGAAGACCAAAAACTTTTGAGGGAAAAGGTTAAACACTTGGGTGGAGATGCTGGGATTGAGCGTATGGAATCTGCTCTATCTGAAACCCGATTTAAATACTTCCAAGCAAAGGAAAGTGGAAGCCCTGTAGATTCACCGATTACACAGTTCATATCTCCAAGCCCACCTAGCTCCTCGAGTGGCCCTTCTTCTGTTGCTAGTTCGGAGAAAAGTAGTAATCTGGCTGAGGGCATTGAGAGGCCAAGCCGTGTAGTTCGCTCGTTATTTAAAGAAGATAGTACTTCCCTGGCGAGAGGATTTGGTTTCTCTGCAAACAGAAGCAGTTTGGACAGTCAGCTGGGTTCGTCAGATAAAAAATTGATCACAGAGAATGAGCTGATTGTAAATGAATTCATTCATGAGCAGCGCCATTCTTCTTCTGTTAGCTTGAGTGTCACTGATGGAGATGAAAAGATTAAG ATAAGAGCAACAATGGAGAAGGCTTTCTGGGATGGCATCATGGAATCTATGAAACAGGATGATCCTGACTATGACCGGGTTGTTCAACTCATGACGGAGGTGAGGGATGAAATTTGCGAGATAGCTCCACAGAGCTGGAAACAAGAGATTACTGATGCTATTGATATAGACGTTCTCTCTCAG GTGCTAAAGTCAGGTAACCTGGATATTGATTACCTTGGAAGGATTCTAGAGTTTGCATTGGTCACTTTGCAGAAGCTTTCCGCTCCAGCTAATGATGATGAATTAAAGGCTAATCACCAGAAGTTATTGAATGAGTTATCTGAGATTTGTCAAGCCAGTGATGAGTCAAAATATTCATGTGTAATTGCAATGATCAAGGGTCTGCGTTTTGTCCTAGGGCAGATTCAG GTGCTTAAGCAGGAGATAAGCAAAGCACGACTAAGAATTATGGAGCCTTTGTTGAAGGGTCCTACTGGTTTGGAGTACCTAAGAAATGCGTTTGCCAACCGTCATGGATCTCCATCTGATGCTGATACCTCTCTGCCATTGACGGTGCAGTGGCTTTCTTGCATTTTGGATTGCAAAGATCAGGAATGGGAAGAACACACAAATTTTCTCTTCCCTATGACGAGCAGTGAAAATTCAACACAAGGGTTTCTTCCTTCCACCAGCCTTAGAACTGGTGGAAGTTTTCTGCTCAAAACAAATGGAAGCCCAATGACTCCTTATCCTCCTCCTACAAGTACTG GTGATCAACAACCAGAATGCAAGGGGGAAAAAGTTGACTTACTGGTGAGACTAGGCTTGTTGAAGTTAGTAAGTGGGGTAGAAGGTCTAAGGCAAGAGGCTCTGCCTGAAACTTTAATGCTTAACCTCTCTAGGCTGAGGTCCGTTCAGGCTCAAATTCAGAAGATCATTGTAATTTCAACAAG CATTTTAGTTTGCCAGCAGACCCTTGTGAGTGAGGCAGTAATAACAAGCCCTGCAGACATGGGAAGCATATTGTCGAAGTGCGTAGAGCGACTTTCAGATGTATTGGATCGAGACAAAGATGCAGGTATCAAAGAAATTGTCGAAATAATCAGCGAGTTCCCAAGAGATGGTGATGAAATGGTAGACACCGAGAAGGTTCAGTTGCGGAGGGCGGTCATGGCGAGGATGCTAGCAAAGAGCTTGCAAGCTGGGGATCCCGTGTTTGAAAAGGTGTCTCGTGCTGTTTATGTGGCTGCTAGAGGAGTAGTGCTGGGAGGGAGCGGGCCTCATGGAAAGAAATTAGCGGAAATGGCATTGCGGCGAGTAGGAGCTGCTGTGCTGACAGAGAGGGTGGTGGAAGCTGCCGAAGTTTTAGTCGTGGCTGCCACAGTGTCGGTTAGTGTTCATGGGGCATGGTATACACATCTGACTGCTAGTATGTGA